The following are encoded together in the Bradyrhizobium genosp. L genome:
- a CDS encoding HlyD family type I secretion periplasmic adaptor subunit, whose protein sequence is MSVSESRSRRLAARLFPARRNARRSSSLRSAPPSRPAAVTQFQSDAMEVGGRTPPHIARLTLYGIAALIVTAVTLASVSHVDTIVMAQGRVTTVSPNLVVQPLETSVIREIHVKVGDVVAKGAPLATLDPTFSQADLDASRIRVRAFDATIDRLKAELGGHDFVAASGANADEVLQGNLFAQRQRFYQSQMRNFDAQIASAQANLKTSQEEEAVLVERLDTMAAIEKMRSNLMAKEVGSQLNLLLSRDARLDVQTSLARVRGSIADYEHKVDKAQADRDVFAEDFRKTAYQELVETVAKRNGAAEDLKKVELRRELIMLTAPADAIVLEIANRTVGSVVREAETLFILVPRDVPLQAEVNVEGKDIGRLEVGQPVRIKFEAFPFQKFGTAAGTVRVVSNDAFAPDQKAETSHRTQVPYFRVLVDIVDLKHLRSDRIQITPGMAVTAELKTGTRSVISYFLYPILRGLDESIREP, encoded by the coding sequence ATGAGCGTCTCTGAAAGTCGATCGCGCCGCCTGGCCGCGCGATTATTCCCCGCGCGGCGAAATGCGCGTCGCTCGTCATCGCTCCGCTCGGCGCCTCCGTCGCGTCCCGCAGCGGTCACCCAATTCCAATCCGACGCAATGGAGGTTGGCGGCCGTACGCCACCGCACATTGCGCGTCTTACCCTGTACGGCATTGCGGCGTTGATCGTGACGGCCGTGACCTTGGCATCCGTGTCGCATGTCGACACCATCGTCATGGCGCAGGGAAGGGTGACCACGGTCAGCCCCAACCTGGTGGTCCAGCCGCTGGAGACGTCGGTCATTCGAGAGATTCATGTGAAGGTCGGCGACGTTGTCGCAAAGGGCGCTCCTTTGGCAACGCTCGATCCGACTTTCTCGCAGGCCGATCTGGATGCGTCGCGCATCCGTGTTCGGGCGTTTGACGCGACGATCGATCGCCTCAAGGCCGAACTGGGCGGACACGATTTCGTGGCTGCGAGCGGCGCAAATGCCGATGAGGTGCTGCAGGGAAATCTGTTCGCCCAGCGCCAGAGATTCTACCAATCTCAGATGCGCAATTTCGATGCCCAGATCGCGAGCGCGCAGGCCAATCTCAAGACCAGCCAGGAGGAAGAGGCCGTCCTGGTCGAGCGTCTCGATACGATGGCCGCGATCGAGAAGATGCGCAGCAATCTGATGGCAAAGGAGGTCGGCTCGCAGCTGAATCTCCTGTTGTCGCGCGACGCACGGCTCGACGTTCAAACCAGCCTGGCGAGGGTTCGCGGCAGCATTGCCGATTACGAACACAAGGTTGATAAGGCTCAGGCGGATCGCGACGTCTTTGCCGAGGACTTCCGCAAGACCGCCTACCAGGAGCTTGTCGAGACGGTAGCGAAACGCAACGGCGCTGCAGAGGATCTGAAAAAGGTCGAACTTCGCCGGGAGCTGATCATGTTGACGGCGCCCGCGGATGCCATTGTGCTCGAGATCGCCAATCGAACCGTAGGTTCGGTCGTCCGGGAGGCGGAAACGCTTTTCATCCTGGTGCCGCGAGATGTTCCGCTGCAAGCCGAAGTCAATGTCGAGGGCAAGGATATCGGGCGATTGGAGGTCGGTCAGCCGGTCCGGATCAAGTTCGAGGCGTTTCCCTTCCAGAAATTCGGAACGGCAGCGGGCACGGTCCGCGTCGTGAGCAATGACGCGTTCGCGCCGGATCAAAAAGCCGAAACCTCGCACCGGACGCAGGTTCCTTATTTCCGGGTGCTCGTGGACATTGTCGACCTGAAGCACCTTCGCTCCGATCGAATTCAGATTACGCCCGGAATGGCAGTCACAGCTGAACTGAAAACGGGCACACGCAGCGTCATCTCGTATTTCCTGTACCCCATCCTTCGCGGATTGGATGAAAGCATTCGCGAGCCCTAG
- a CDS encoding porin produces MKMVKSLILGSAAALVAVGGAQAADLPVKAKAVEYVKVCSLYGPGFYYIPGTDTCIKLGGYLRVDVLANTNNDAGGNMYGAGGANNRFTNGYTWRSREDLNLDTRTATEYGVVRTFFDATFSWTSDNYSANGAAPGTTIYNALGGGGTVAPGSVGANGGGGNIAYGGVGVYYAFIQFAGFTIGKAVSQFSTPWTNYPGNSSDMLVGGGGTVTGVNQFTYTAQFGNGVSLSLSAQDQTQYYQSGVNNLGALGTASGTNGASDYAGTIAPDLVAMLRVDQAWGLFQASFAAHDNHAAYYGATEVTGHPDDKWGWAGQLALSIKNIPTGPGDTINVQGVYTNGATRYNIQDLAASSSAGAAVFSGTNVAGAYQSVGFGFAPDSVFVTGGQQQLITTYGMRGAYVHNWNPNWNTSIYGAWAAVSYNGTAKSYICGPTGTGAGGSFGAAFGTAGLTSCNPDYQVAQIGTQTQWTPVKNLTFSADLTYMLLDQKYAGTITFPGSGSIGKPAAVYELKDQGQVSLLLRAQRNW; encoded by the coding sequence ATGAAGATGGTTAAGAGCCTTATCCTCGGCTCGGCGGCGGCTCTGGTCGCGGTCGGCGGAGCTCAGGCAGCCGATCTTCCCGTCAAGGCCAAAGCGGTCGAGTACGTGAAGGTTTGCTCCCTGTATGGTCCCGGATTCTACTACATCCCGGGCACCGACACCTGTATCAAGCTGGGCGGCTACCTGCGCGTTGACGTTCTCGCGAACACCAACAACGACGCCGGCGGCAACATGTACGGCGCTGGTGGCGCCAACAACCGCTTCACCAACGGCTACACCTGGCGCTCGCGCGAAGACCTGAACCTCGATACGCGCACCGCGACCGAGTACGGCGTGGTCCGCACATTCTTCGACGCGACCTTCTCCTGGACGTCGGACAACTACTCCGCCAACGGCGCAGCGCCTGGCACGACCATCTACAACGCACTCGGCGGTGGCGGCACCGTTGCTCCGGGCAGCGTGGGTGCCAACGGCGGCGGCGGCAACATCGCTTACGGCGGCGTCGGCGTGTACTACGCCTTCATCCAGTTCGCCGGTTTCACCATCGGTAAGGCGGTCTCGCAGTTCTCGACCCCCTGGACCAACTATCCGGGCAACAGCTCGGACATGCTCGTCGGCGGCGGCGGCACGGTCACTGGTGTGAACCAGTTCACCTACACCGCTCAGTTCGGCAACGGCGTATCGCTGTCTCTGTCGGCTCAAGACCAGACGCAGTACTACCAGTCGGGCGTCAACAACCTGGGTGCTCTCGGCACCGCTTCCGGTACCAACGGCGCCAGCGACTATGCCGGCACGATCGCGCCGGACCTCGTCGCCATGCTGCGCGTCGACCAGGCTTGGGGTCTGTTCCAGGCGTCGTTCGCGGCGCATGACAACCACGCTGCCTACTACGGCGCCACCGAAGTCACCGGTCATCCGGACGACAAGTGGGGCTGGGCTGGTCAGCTGGCCTTGTCGATCAAGAACATCCCGACCGGACCTGGCGACACCATCAACGTCCAGGGCGTCTACACCAACGGTGCGACCCGCTACAACATCCAGGACCTCGCCGCCTCGAGCAGCGCTGGTGCGGCGGTGTTCAGCGGCACCAACGTGGCCGGTGCCTACCAGAGCGTCGGCTTCGGCTTCGCGCCTGACTCGGTGTTCGTCACCGGCGGTCAGCAGCAGCTGATCACGACCTACGGTATGCGCGGTGCGTATGTCCACAACTGGAACCCGAACTGGAACACCAGCATCTACGGTGCTTGGGCTGCAGTTAGCTACAACGGCACGGCCAAGTCCTACATCTGCGGTCCGACCGGTACCGGAGCGGGTGGTTCGTTCGGCGCTGCCTTCGGCACCGCTGGCCTGACCTCCTGCAACCCCGACTACCAGGTTGCGCAGATCGGTACCCAGACCCAGTGGACCCCGGTCAAGAACCTGACCTTCTCGGCCGATCTGACCTACATGCTTCTCGATCAGAAGTATGCCGGTACGATTACGTTCCCCGGCTCCGGCAGCATCGGCAAGCCGGCTGCGGTGTACGAGCTCAAGGATCAGGGCCAGGTCTCGCTGCTGCTCCGCGCTCAGCGCAACTGGTAA